Proteins from a single region of Paenibacillus sp. BIHB 4019:
- a CDS encoding AraC family transcriptional regulator translates to MDWVLHMNAAIGYMEDHLADEIDYAEAAHIAGCSLYHFQRMFPYIMEVSLSEYIRRRRLSLAAFELQNSTIKVIDVALKYGYDSPEAFARAFQQLHGTTPTAARSAGTKLKAYPRLSFQISVKGAAAMNYRIEELGAFSVVGLSEQVRNSEVFETVPRLWAEAAQAGLFEKLWEIRAAEPGIRGILGVCADGGHGQNEFLNYILAIESEQEAPEAMVRREFSPSSWVVFEVEGGPDELAGIWKRLYTEWLPTSAYRLAELPAIECYLPPEENRNELWVAVEARA, encoded by the coding sequence ATGGACTGGGTATTACATATGAACGCGGCCATTGGCTATATGGAGGATCATTTGGCTGATGAGATTGATTATGCGGAAGCAGCCCATATTGCGGGATGTTCGCTCTATCATTTTCAGCGGATGTTCCCTTACATTATGGAGGTTTCGTTATCGGAATACATTCGCAGGCGACGGCTCAGTCTGGCAGCGTTTGAGCTGCAAAACAGCACGATAAAGGTCATTGATGTGGCGCTCAAATATGGTTACGATTCCCCCGAAGCGTTCGCCCGTGCTTTTCAGCAGCTGCATGGGACTACACCGACTGCTGCGAGAAGTGCCGGTACAAAGCTGAAGGCCTATCCGCGACTATCCTTTCAAATTTCAGTAAAAGGAGCGGCAGCAATGAATTATCGAATTGAGGAGCTTGGCGCATTTTCCGTCGTTGGCCTTTCCGAGCAGGTGCGCAATAGCGAGGTGTTTGAGACGGTACCGCGTCTATGGGCTGAGGCAGCACAGGCTGGACTGTTTGAAAAGCTATGGGAAATCCGCGCAGCCGAACCCGGTATCCGCGGCATACTTGGCGTATGTGCGGACGGAGGGCATGGGCAAAATGAGTTTTTGAACTACATTTTAGCAATTGAATCGGAGCAAGAGGCTCCTGAAGCGATGGTCCGCCGGGAGTTTTCGCCATCTTCGTGGGTGGTATTTGAAGTGGAGGGCGGACCAGATGAGCTGGCCGGTATTTGGAAGCGGCTGTATACGGAATGGCTGCCTACCTCAGCCTACCGGCTCGCCGAATTGCCGGCTATCGAATGTTATTTGCCGCCAGAAGAAAACCGTAATGAGCTGTGGGTGGCGGTTGAGGCGAGAGCTTGA
- a CDS encoding AraC family transcriptional regulator has product MKQQDTAIALAGPASFYTLETIERGGLPVSAPPVRHYANSYMLLFAAGGTGFIHIEGEAFDFGIGKCFLIHPDSMWSIELAAAYGDGAYYRLDFTIGAGHLGDQVTGGLLPHKNELVCTPFAKAMELVEQLYASRHDSGELRRFSRYVRFQELLLMLFSQNTEDTVANKKKASTEQQGLALSIQYIHEHYQDVLTVEGLSDMAGIERWKYARLFKGATGEGPLHYLNSIRIDQAKKWLLKGEDNLSEIALHTGFSNEYYFNRRFKQLVGISPGQYRRSHREQLRVVAPYLEDFIVALGMLPVAQYSHAKWGKQDYLALEQIPTFDEFSGDFSALSHYAPDFILLLDRYAQSQYTECRQISNTCVLSELSENWRTLLRTVADYFGRVGQAEQVIAEYEKKAKAARQTLRRSRQGETVAFLRISADSIYQYTDRGRGFAAAVLYGDLGLCPSPAVQLGPIPSKTVGSRMIKVTLEELALLSADHLFITFDKWHSQAEGEERRLLEQPEWRSLPAVQNSCVYEVDFLTWMNNGVISNSKKIDDILRALA; this is encoded by the coding sequence ATGAAGCAACAGGATACAGCAATTGCACTCGCGGGTCCCGCATCATTTTATACATTGGAAACGATTGAACGGGGGGGACTGCCAGTCTCTGCGCCGCCTGTCAGGCATTATGCCAATTCGTACATGCTGCTGTTTGCCGCAGGAGGCACAGGCTTCATTCATATAGAAGGGGAAGCTTTCGACTTCGGAATCGGAAAATGCTTCTTGATCCATCCAGATTCGATGTGGTCAATTGAATTGGCAGCAGCCTACGGGGACGGTGCTTATTATCGTCTGGATTTTACAATTGGAGCAGGGCATTTGGGAGACCAAGTAACAGGCGGGCTGCTGCCGCACAAGAATGAGCTTGTTTGTACGCCATTTGCCAAGGCGATGGAACTGGTTGAGCAGCTTTATGCCAGCCGCCATGATTCAGGGGAGCTTCGCCGCTTCTCGCGTTATGTCCGTTTTCAGGAGCTGCTGCTTATGCTGTTCAGCCAAAATACGGAGGACACCGTCGCCAATAAGAAAAAGGCTTCCACAGAGCAGCAGGGCTTGGCGCTGTCCATTCAATATATCCACGAGCATTATCAGGATGTGCTGACAGTAGAAGGGCTTTCCGATATGGCCGGCATTGAGCGCTGGAAATATGCCCGGCTGTTTAAAGGGGCAACCGGCGAAGGGCCGCTTCATTATTTGAACAGCATCCGCATCGATCAAGCGAAAAAATGGCTGCTCAAGGGCGAGGACAACTTATCCGAAATTGCGCTGCATACCGGATTTTCCAATGAATATTATTTTAACCGCCGCTTTAAGCAGCTGGTTGGCATCTCGCCGGGACAATACCGCCGCAGCCATCGCGAGCAGCTTCGGGTCGTTGCGCCTTATTTGGAGGATTTTATCGTAGCGCTGGGGATGCTGCCTGTTGCCCAATACTCTCATGCGAAATGGGGGAAGCAGGATTATTTGGCGCTGGAGCAGATTCCGACGTTTGATGAATTTAGTGGCGATTTTTCGGCATTGTCCCACTACGCTCCAGACTTTATTTTGCTGCTGGATCGTTATGCGCAAAGCCAATATACAGAATGCCGCCAAATATCGAATACGTGCGTGCTCAGCGAGCTAAGCGAAAACTGGCGGACGCTGCTGCGAACAGTAGCCGATTATTTTGGACGAGTGGGGCAAGCCGAGCAGGTCATTGCTGAGTATGAAAAGAAAGCGAAGGCGGCACGCCAGACATTAAGGCGAAGCAGGCAGGGGGAAACGGTAGCTTTTCTGCGGATTTCGGCGGACAGCATTTATCAGTATACTGACAGAGGCAGAGGCTTTGCTGCTGCGGTTTTGTATGGAGATTTGGGATTATGCCCGTCACCGGCGGTACAGCTGGGTCCTATCCCTTCAAAAACGGTTGGCTCGCGCATGATCAAGGTTACGCTTGAGGAGCTTGCGCTGCTATCAGCCGACCATCTGTTTATAACGTTCGACAAGTGGCACAGCCAAGCGGAAGGAGAGGAGCGCCGGCTGCTGGAGCAGCCTGAGTGGCGCAGCCTTCCCGCTGTGCAGAATAGCTGTGTGTACGAGGTTGATTTTCTCACTTGGATGAATAATGGCGTCATTTCCAATAGTAAAAAAATCGATGATATATTGCGTGCCCTTGCTTGA
- a CDS encoding glycoside hydrolase family 43 protein: protein MYMFSYFKDTDERLFLAESEDGYSWRDFAGGEAVFQSKLGSGLIRDPFILPDPKRGLYHLVWTDGWSSRSIGYARSADLLHWEEAKLIPVMETKPDTQNTWAPEIFFDTAAQAYRIIWSSTVRPGPRNHRIWSVTTADFVHFSEAKLFFDPGYNVIDACVIDREDHYFMLFKDERGVNEPGTDYKAIRSCRIAKEAGDRPAVTFVSELLTEPLTEGPALYAVEGPNGREWIMLVDGFQKLDYNAYRSSDLVRWESAGELVQLPSEARHGAVFIR, encoded by the coding sequence GTTCAGTTATTTTAAAGATACGGATGAGCGGCTGTTTCTAGCCGAAAGCGAGGATGGCTACAGCTGGCGCGACTTCGCGGGCGGCGAGGCAGTCTTTCAATCGAAGCTTGGCAGCGGGCTAATCCGCGACCCGTTTATTTTGCCGGACCCGAAGCGCGGCCTGTACCATCTCGTTTGGACCGATGGCTGGAGCAGCCGCAGCATTGGCTATGCGCGTTCAGCCGACCTTCTGCACTGGGAAGAGGCGAAGCTGATTCCCGTTATGGAAACGAAGCCGGATACGCAAAACACGTGGGCGCCGGAAATCTTTTTTGATACCGCCGCTCAGGCTTATCGCATCATCTGGTCCTCCACCGTCCGGCCTGGGCCGCGCAACCATCGGATATGGTCGGTGACGACGGCTGATTTCGTGCATTTTTCCGAGGCAAAGCTGTTTTTTGATCCGGGCTACAATGTCATCGACGCGTGTGTCATCGACAGGGAAGACCATTATTTCATGCTGTTCAAGGATGAGCGTGGCGTAAATGAGCCCGGTACCGATTATAAGGCGATCCGCTCGTGCCGCATTGCCAAGGAAGCTGGCGACCGCCCAGCAGTCACTTTCGTTTCAGAGCTGCTGACCGAGCCGCTAACCGAAGGTCCGGCGCTGTATGCTGTAGAGGGTCCGAACGGACGTGAATGGATCATGCTCGTAGATGGCTTTCAAAAGCTTGATTATAACGCTTACCGCTCAAGCGATCTTGTTCGCTGGGAATCAGCAGGAGAGCTCGTGCAGCTTCCTAGTGAAGCACGCCACGGCGCGGTGTTCATTCGGTAG
- a CDS encoding ABC transporter substrate-binding protein, with product MAWKGYQKGWVALLVASALLAGCGANTANTQEAPANQPSSAVESASGGQGDSAANAGKNEEAAEEQTTRVVTDQFGEVEIPVHPKRVSALYREDYLVALGVTPIVQYYNPMWGKQDYLELEVPLFDVTGSIEAMLVSEPDLIIAAGEVDAAAYELYSKVAPTYRLPDDVLADTRTTLKVIADLLGIPGKAEQVLKDYESRISEVKTKVQASLGDEKLVVLRMNVVDQSINIFGMNNTFVGQILYKDLGLKAPAYAETMTEGNVVLSQEVIPELDADHIIMLPSNGTWEDEDNAKALKAMLASPLWKSVPAVKNGHVYQVERSYWQTGAITANFKKMDELLKLLVE from the coding sequence ATGGCTTGGAAAGGGTATCAAAAAGGTTGGGTCGCTTTGCTCGTAGCGTCGGCGCTGCTGGCGGGCTGCGGAGCAAATACGGCAAATACGCAGGAGGCGCCTGCGAATCAGCCGTCTTCGGCGGTTGAAAGTGCAAGCGGCGGACAAGGAGACAGCGCGGCAAATGCCGGGAAAAATGAGGAGGCAGCCGAGGAGCAGACGACGAGAGTGGTCACCGACCAATTCGGCGAGGTGGAAATTCCGGTTCATCCAAAGCGGGTGTCGGCGCTTTATCGGGAGGATTACCTAGTTGCGCTGGGCGTTACACCGATTGTGCAATATTACAACCCGATGTGGGGCAAGCAGGATTATTTGGAGCTGGAGGTTCCGTTGTTCGATGTGACGGGCAGCATTGAGGCGATGCTCGTGTCGGAGCCCGATCTGATTATTGCCGCAGGCGAAGTGGATGCAGCCGCATATGAGCTTTATTCAAAAGTAGCGCCAACTTATCGGCTTCCTGACGATGTACTGGCAGATACGCGGACAACGCTGAAGGTCATTGCCGATCTGCTCGGAATTCCGGGTAAGGCGGAGCAGGTTCTGAAAGACTATGAGAGCCGGATTTCCGAAGTCAAAACGAAGGTACAGGCTTCATTAGGCGACGAGAAGCTGGTTGTCCTACGCATGAATGTCGTCGACCAGTCGATTAATATTTTTGGCATGAACAATACGTTTGTTGGCCAGATTTTGTATAAGGACTTGGGATTGAAGGCGCCGGCCTACGCGGAAACGATGACGGAAGGCAACGTTGTCTTATCGCAGGAGGTCATTCCGGAGCTGGATGCGGATCATATTATTATGCTTCCTTCCAATGGAACATGGGAGGACGAGGATAATGCCAAAGCCTTGAAGGCTATGCTGGCGAGCCCGCTATGGAAGTCCGTCCCTGCTGTGAAAAACGGCCATGTTTATCAGGTTGAACGCTCTTACTGGCAGACAGGAGCCATTACAGCCAATTTCAAAAAAATGGACGAGCTGCTGAAGCTGCTTGTTGAATAG
- a CDS encoding sensor domain-containing diguanylate cyclase has protein sequence MDIQLDKAPCGYFSISVAGLIQSVNQTLLDMLRYERDELLGQHIHSTMSVTNKMFFQTYFYPYIQLYGRVDEMYFSFRTSSHEDVPVLLNGVRQERDGVTFIDCVVLMMRKRIEHEKDILQTKTKLEALYQATHEANKKLELLHEEYELKQQELLGINHRLETMASTDALTGLKNRRFFQDSLLAQLALFQETQQPFSLLIIDIDHFKKINDTYGHPVGDLVLTNLARLLQTMSREKDIAARYGGEEFVIILSGANQDKAIVAAERYCTTTASMDWGEHSITVSIGAATVTPGDTDQTLIHKADTALYASKTGGRNRITHADHLVSSK, from the coding sequence ATGGATATTCAATTAGATAAAGCTCCCTGCGGATATTTTTCCATTTCGGTCGCAGGCTTAATTCAATCGGTTAATCAAACTTTACTGGACATGCTGCGCTATGAGCGCGATGAGCTGCTTGGCCAGCATATTCATTCCACCATGTCGGTGACGAACAAAATGTTTTTTCAAACGTATTTTTATCCTTACATTCAATTGTATGGACGCGTCGATGAAATGTACTTTTCTTTTCGGACGAGCAGCCATGAAGATGTGCCTGTATTGCTGAACGGGGTTCGCCAGGAGCGTGACGGGGTCACCTTCATTGACTGCGTTGTGTTAATGATGCGCAAGCGAATCGAGCACGAGAAGGATATTTTACAAACCAAAACAAAGCTTGAAGCGTTGTATCAGGCCACTCATGAAGCCAATAAGAAGCTCGAGCTCCTGCATGAGGAGTACGAGCTTAAACAGCAGGAGCTGCTAGGGATTAACCATCGCCTTGAAACGATGGCCTCCACGGATGCGTTGACCGGGCTTAAAAACCGGCGTTTTTTCCAGGACAGCCTGCTGGCACAGCTTGCCTTGTTCCAAGAAACACAGCAGCCCTTCTCGCTGCTCATTATTGATATCGACCATTTCAAAAAGATTAACGACACCTACGGACATCCCGTCGGCGATCTCGTGCTGACCAATCTGGCCCGTTTGCTGCAAACGATGTCTCGGGAGAAGGACATTGCCGCCCGTTATGGAGGCGAGGAATTCGTCATCATTCTTTCCGGCGCCAATCAGGACAAAGCGATCGTTGCCGCAGAACGATACTGCACGACAACCGCCTCTATGGATTGGGGAGAGCACAGCATTACAGTCAGCATTGGCGCAGCAACCGTTACACCGGGCGACACGGACCAGACGCTGATCCATAAAGCGGATACTGCCCTCTATGCTTCAAAGACGGGCGGAAGAAATCGCATTACTCATGCGGATCATTTAGTAAGCAGCAAGTAG
- a CDS encoding alpha/beta hydrolase: MTIDVLERNNVKVMGTGSKTIVFAHGFGCDQDMWRYMVPSFVDNYRIVLFDYVGSGKSQIHNYDTKKYNDLEGYAQDVLDVMETLDLRDAIFVGHSVSSMIGMLASIHDAKYFERIVMLGPSPRYVNDLPDYYGGFDKRDIEELLSMMEMNFIGWASYLAPIVMQNNERKELSEELEKSFCSRDPHIARQFAEVTFFSDCRVSLQHASVPTLILQCTDDSIAPVEVGDYLHAHLKNSVLRQMTATGHYPHLSQPDETSQMIKEYLASV; encoded by the coding sequence ATGACTATCGACGTTTTGGAACGGAATAATGTAAAGGTAATGGGTACAGGCAGCAAAACGATTGTTTTTGCTCATGGCTTTGGATGCGATCAGGATATGTGGCGTTATATGGTTCCTAGCTTTGTAGACAACTATCGAATTGTATTGTTTGATTATGTAGGCTCTGGAAAATCGCAAATTCACAATTATGATACCAAAAAATATAATGACCTAGAGGGCTACGCCCAGGATGTGCTGGATGTGATGGAAACGCTGGATTTGCGAGATGCTATTTTCGTCGGCCATTCGGTTAGCAGCATGATTGGCATGCTCGCTTCCATTCATGATGCTAAATATTTCGAGCGCATTGTCATGCTCGGTCCTTCTCCCCGCTATGTGAACGATCTTCCAGATTATTATGGAGGCTTCGACAAACGCGATATAGAAGAATTGCTTTCCATGATGGAAATGAATTTCATTGGCTGGGCCAGCTACTTGGCGCCCATTGTCATGCAAAATAACGAGCGCAAGGAATTAAGCGAGGAATTGGAAAAAAGCTTCTGCTCCAGGGACCCGCATATCGCGAGGCAGTTCGCAGAAGTCACTTTTTTCTCCGATTGCCGTGTCAGCCTTCAGCATGCATCTGTGCCTACACTGATTCTTCAATGCACCGACGATAGTATCGCCCCGGTTGAAGTAGGCGATTACTTGCATGCCCATCTCAAAAACAGCGTCCTTCGGCAGATGACAGCGACCGGGCATTATCCGCATTTAAGTCAGCCTGACGAAACGAGCCAGATGATTAAAGAATATTTAGCCAGTGTTTAA